A segment of the Streptomyces sp. XD-27 genome:
CTCGGCGGCCTGTACGGGGGCCGGGGCGGCGGGCGGGGCCGCGGGCTCCAGCTGGGGCAGCGGCTGGTGCTGCCCGGCTGGGAGGGCGGCCTGCGCCGACGCCTCCGGGATCGGCCGCCGCGGGGCGAACTGTGCGGGGAGCACGGTGAGTTGGCGGGTCCAGGTGGTGGCCCGCCAGCCGAGTTCGTCCTCGTCCACGGCGAGGTGGAGGTCGGGCAGCCGCACCAGCAGCGCGTCGATGGCGGTGTCGACGATGGCGCGCGCGATCTCCCGGCCGGGGCACTCGTGCGGTCCCCCGCTGAACGAGAGGTGGGACCGGTTGCCGTACATGGGGGCGTCGAGGTCGGGGCGGACCGCCGGGTCGATGTTCCCCGCGGCCACCCCGAGCAGCAGCATGTCCCCGGCCTTGATGGGGCGGCCGCCGAGTTCGGTGTCGGACGTGGCCCATCGGGCGGGGACCACGGTCGTCGGCGGGTCGTCCCACAGCACGTGCTCCACCGCGTCGGGCACGGTCATCTGCCCGCCCGCCAGCGAGGCGCGGAACCGCTGGTCCGTCAGGACCATCCGCAAGGTGCTCGCCAGCAGGCCGGAGGTGTTCTCGTTCGCGGCGAGGAGGACGAGCCACAGGACGCCGGCGAGTTCGGTGTCACTGAGTCCGGCGGGGTGTTCGACCAGCCAGGTCGCGAGGTCGCTGCCCGGATCCACGCGTTTGCGCGCCACCAGACGCGCGAGGGTCTCCTTGATGTACTCGCTGCCGGCGATGGCCTTCTCCGACCCCTTCACCAGCTCGATGGCGGCCTCGACCAGGCGCGGGCCGGACTCCTCGGGCATGCCGAAGAGCTGCGTCAGGACGAGCATGGGCAGCTGCTGGGAGAACTGCGGCACCAGGTCGGCGCGCCCCTCGGCGGAGAACGCGTCGGCCAGCTGGTTGGTGAAGCGGATCACGTGCCGGCGCAGGCCCCGGCGGTCGAAGCGGTCCAGGCACTGCGTGGTCGCGTCCCGCATCCGCCGGTGGTCGTCGCCGTCGGCGGTCATCCGGTCCGGGTTCCAGCCGATGATGGGCAGCAGCGGGTTGTCCGGGGGGACCCTGCCCTCCTTCAGCATGTGCCAGTGCCGCGAGTCGTGGGAGAACCGGGTGGGCGTCCGCACCACCTCCAGGATCTCGCGGTAGCCGAGCACCAGCCAGCCGGGGAGGTCGCCGATGAGCCGGACCGGCGCCACCGCGCCGTGTTCGGCCCGCAGTCGCTCGAAGACCCGCAGCGGGTCGGATTCGTATGCGGGCCCGAAGAGCGGCAGCGCGCCCTTGGCGTCCAGGCCCTGGTGGGCCGGGCAGCCCGGGGGCGGGGCGAGGGCGGAGTCAGCGCGGGCGGAGTCGAACTGAGGGGGCGTCACTGGGGCTCCGGGTTTCCTGTGGCGAGGGCGTGCAGATAGTGCATGAGGGTCATCAGCGTGTCGCGGCTGGAGATGCGGTCGCGGGCGTCGCAGTCGATCACCGGTACGTGGTCGGGGATGTCCAGCGCCTCCCGGAGGTCCTCCTTGGGGTGGAACGGGGCATCGGGGAAGGCGTTGACGGCCACGACGAAGGGCACGCCGCGGTCCTCCAGCTTGCCGATCACGTCGAAGCTGACCTCCAGCCGCCGGGTGTCGACCAGGACGACCGCGCCCAGCGCGCCTTCGAACAGCCCGTTCCACAGGAACCAGAAGCGCTCCTGGCCGGGCGTGCCGAACAGGTACAGGACCAGCCGGGGGTTGAGGCTGATCCGACCGAAGTCCATGGCCACCGTGGTCGAGGTCTTGCGTTCCACCCCGGCGATGTCGTCGATGCCGACGGCCGCCTCGGTCATGGTCTCCTCGGTGGTCAGCGGCCGGATCTCACTCACCGAGCCGACCAGTGTGGTCTTCCCGACCCCGAAGCCTCCGACGATCACCACCTTGACGGCCGAGGCCACCGTGGCGGGCAGGGCGTCCTCGCTGCGCGGGCCGACGACGGTCTCAGAGGTTTTGCAGTCCATGCATCACCGCCTCCAGGATTGCGATGTCGGGCAGCGTGGCCGTCGGCAGCGGCGCGCGCGCCTCGATGTGGCCGCCGTCCAGCAGCACCGCCAGGAGCACCGTCACCGTGCTGACCGGCAGGTGCAGGTAGGCGGAGATCTCCGCGACGGACAGCGGGTAGTTGCACATGTGGATGATCGCGCCGTGCTCGGGCTGCATGTCCGAGCCGGGAGTGCCGCGGGCCACGATCAGGGTGACGAGATCGAGGTCCGATCGCTTGTCGGTCTGGTCCCGGCCGGACCCGACTATGTACAGCCGCTCGGGCCCGCCCTCGTCCCAGCGCTCCGGTCGTTCGTCTTCCGCTTCCGGTCCTGCCGTCATGCGTACTGCCCGTCGGCGCGTGGCGGGCTCGTCAGGTGCTCACCGATCCGGGCGACCAGGTCCCGCATGCGGGCGGCCATCAGCCCGGCGTCGACCCCTTCGTCGGCGAGCGCGGCGAGATAGGCGCCGGCGCCGGCGGCCATCAGATAGAAGAAGCCGGCGTCGACCTCGAGGACCACCAGCCGCATGGTCCCGTCACCGTGCGGGAACTCCGCCGCGATGGCCGCGGCCAGGCTCTGCAGCCCGGCGCAGGCCGCCGCCACGCGGTCGGCGATGTCGATGTCGGCGCCGTACCGGGCCATGCACAGGCCGTCCGAGGACAGCACCACGACATGGCGGATCTGCGGGACGCTCGTGCCCAGATCCTTGAGCATCCAGTCCATGTTGGGCCGCTGCTGTGTCGTCACCTTGATTACCTACGCATCCTTACCTGATGGCTCATCACTTTTCGAGCGGTCGGAGCCGTCCGATGGGGCCGTTCCGTTGAGGCCCGACATGAAGTCGGCCACCCACAGCCCCGGGGCGGGGGGCGTACGCCTGCTGGTCTCCGCGGCGGGCGCGGGCGAACGGGGGGCGGGGGCCGCGGACGTGGCCCGTCCGCGGGCGGGGAAGCCGGGGGCGCGGCGACGGCGCTGCGGCAGCCCGTTGACGCCGCGGTGCGGCTCGGGCTCGGTGGCGGCGCCGGGGGCGGGCTCCGGGGGCGGGGTGGCGCCCGGCCGCAGCCGGCGCTTGGGCGGCGGCAGTTTCGCGGCCCGCGCGATCATGCCGCCGGGCACGGGGGTGGCCGTGGTCTGGTCCTGGGGGACGACCAGGACGGCCCGTACGCCGCCGTACGCGGACTTGCGCAGCGAGATGTCGAACTTGTAGGCCGCGGCGAGTCGTCCGACGACGGCGAGGCCGAGCCGTGGCGCCTCCCCGAGATCGTCGACGTCCAGCCCGCCGCCTTCCAGGTCGAGGGCGTACGCCACGCGCTTGGCGGCCTCGTCGGTCAGGCCGACTCCGGCGTCCTCGATCTCGATCGCGACGCCGTTCTGCACCTCGGTCGCGGTCAGGTGGACGCGGGTGCTCGGCGGCGAGTACCGGGTGGCGTTGTCCAGCAGTTCGGCCAGGGCGTGGATGAGCGGCTCGACCGTGGCGCCGATGATGGCGATGTCGGCCACCGAGTGCAGGTCGACCCGGCGGTACTCCATGATCCGGGACATGGCGCCGCGGAGCACGTTGAAGAGGGGGACCTCCTTCACCCACTGGCGGCCCGGCCGAGCGCCGCCGAGTACGGCGATGCTGTCCGCCAGCCGCCCGACCAGCGCGGTGCCGTGGTCGATGTGCAGCAGGTCGGCGAAGACGACCTTGTCGTTGCCGTGCTTGTCCTCCATCTCCCGCAGGTCCTGGGCCTGCTGGTGGACGAGGGCCTGGACCCGGCGGGCGATGTTGACGAAGGCCCGCTGCGCGGAGTCGCGCAGCGCTTCCTCGGTGTCGACGATGCTGACCATCGAGCTCAGCAGCCTGCGGTGGGCGGCCTCGTAGTCCGGGTCGACGATGGAGGCGCAGCGCAGGTCCCGCAGGACCTCCTCGGCGGGCATGCCGCCCTGGAGCCGCTTCACGACGATCGGCAGCAGCTCGTTGGCCAGCCGGAAGGTCTCCCGCTGCTGGTCCGCGAGCCGGCTCCGCAGCAGTTCCTCCTGTTCGGCGTGGAGCCTGCCCTGCTCGGCGATCTTCCGTCCGCGGCGTATGACCTCGCCGGCGGCGGCCGCCACCGACGCGGTGGCCACCCCACCGCACACGCCGACCGGGGCTCGGGCTCCGGAGGGCGCCAGCGGCACGGCCGCCATCGTGCATACGGCGACCAGGAGAGGGAGGAAAAGCCACGGGCGGGCGGAGCCGGGCTCCGGTCCTTCACGTGACGTACCGACTCGAACCATCGACATCCTCAATGCGCTCGGAAAGGTGGGGGCGACACGGGTGAGTGTGGTGGGGCCGCACACGATCGGCGGCGGCGCAGTCGCACGGGCCGTAGTCGTCCTGACGCGCTGCGCAACAGCGAGCATAGTCAGATCAGCGTGCCGCGGAGCCCCGCGCGCATATTTCACCGGCATGTACTCATGTGCGATATTCACATCGGACGTACTGCCGCAACCGGCTGATTCGGGGCCGAAGTTGGCGCCCGAACACCCGGGCGCCTCACCTATTCGGACGACAGGTCCGGGCCCCGAGCCCTATCGGACGCATGACGTCACTCGTTCCGGTGAATTCCCGTGTCGCCGCGCGAAGGCCACCCCTCCCGCACGCAATACATGCGACTATCGACCCTTTTGTCTCATATGAATGCGTGCGAACCATGCCCCCTCACAAGCTCCCGC
Coding sequences within it:
- a CDS encoding cytochrome P450; protein product: MTPPQFDSARADSALAPPPGCPAHQGLDAKGALPLFGPAYESDPLRVFERLRAEHGAVAPVRLIGDLPGWLVLGYREILEVVRTPTRFSHDSRHWHMLKEGRVPPDNPLLPIIGWNPDRMTADGDDHRRMRDATTQCLDRFDRRGLRRHVIRFTNQLADAFSAEGRADLVPQFSQQLPMLVLTQLFGMPEESGPRLVEAAIELVKGSEKAIAGSEYIKETLARLVARKRVDPGSDLATWLVEHPAGLSDTELAGVLWLVLLAANENTSGLLASTLRMVLTDQRFRASLAGGQMTVPDAVEHVLWDDPPTTVVPARWATSDTELGGRPIKAGDMLLLGVAAGNIDPAVRPDLDAPMYGNRSHLSFSGGPHECPGREIARAIVDTAIDALLVRLPDLHLAVDEDELGWRATTWTRQLTVLPAQFAPRRPIPEASAQAALPAGQHQPLPQLEPAAPPAAPAPVQAAEPKARRPWWHPLTRWFRRR
- a CDS encoding ATP/GTP-binding protein, producing MDCKTSETVVGPRSEDALPATVASAVKVVIVGGFGVGKTTLVGSVSEIRPLTTEETMTEAAVGIDDIAGVERKTSTTVAMDFGRISLNPRLVLYLFGTPGQERFWFLWNGLFEGALGAVVLVDTRRLEVSFDVIGKLEDRGVPFVVAVNAFPDAPFHPKEDLREALDIPDHVPVIDCDARDRISSRDTLMTLMHYLHALATGNPEPQ
- a CDS encoding DUF742 domain-containing protein; translation: MTAGPEAEDERPERWDEGGPERLYIVGSGRDQTDKRSDLDLVTLIVARGTPGSDMQPEHGAIIHMCNYPLSVAEISAYLHLPVSTVTVLLAVLLDGGHIEARAPLPTATLPDIAILEAVMHGLQNL
- a CDS encoding roadblock/LC7 domain-containing protein, coding for MDWMLKDLGTSVPQIRHVVVLSSDGLCMARYGADIDIADRVAAACAGLQSLAAAIAAEFPHGDGTMRLVVLEVDAGFFYLMAAGAGAYLAALADEGVDAGLMAARMRDLVARIGEHLTSPPRADGQYA
- a CDS encoding ATP-binding protein produces the protein MAAVPLAPSGARAPVGVCGGVATASVAAAAGEVIRRGRKIAEQGRLHAEQEELLRSRLADQQRETFRLANELLPIVVKRLQGGMPAEEVLRDLRCASIVDPDYEAAHRRLLSSMVSIVDTEEALRDSAQRAFVNIARRVQALVHQQAQDLREMEDKHGNDKVVFADLLHIDHGTALVGRLADSIAVLGGARPGRQWVKEVPLFNVLRGAMSRIMEYRRVDLHSVADIAIIGATVEPLIHALAELLDNATRYSPPSTRVHLTATEVQNGVAIEIEDAGVGLTDEAAKRVAYALDLEGGGLDVDDLGEAPRLGLAVVGRLAAAYKFDISLRKSAYGGVRAVLVVPQDQTTATPVPGGMIARAAKLPPPKRRLRPGATPPPEPAPGAATEPEPHRGVNGLPQRRRRAPGFPARGRATSAAPAPRSPAPAAETSRRTPPAPGLWVADFMSGLNGTAPSDGSDRSKSDEPSGKDA